CTTACCGGTAAATATGGTCTTGCTTTCGACAGTATCCCCGGACAGCCTGCTTATGTATGGGCTTGGAATCAGGCTTCCACATTAAATACACTGCACAAATATAATGTAGCTACCGGACTTGAAGAAGCTTCATATTCTTTCACACTTCCCGGTGCCAGCATTGGAATTGCCGGTGGTGCAGATATCAGTATCGTGAACGGACAGAGACTTCTTCTTTTGAACTTCCAGAACCTCGCCCTTTCAGGTTACCAGTTGCCAAATGCAACAATTCCTGTAGAGTTTACATCTTTCAGTGCTGCTGCAAATGGAAATGATGTTCTTCTGAGCTGGTCAACCGCTACAGAAAAGAACAATCAGGGATTTGAAGTTATGAGAAAATCAGGAAATGGCGAGTATATGTCAGTTGGTTACATCAACGGTAACGGTACCACACTGAATCCTCACAACTATTCATTTGTTGACAAGAATGTACCAAACGGTCAGAATTCATACCGTCTGCGTCAGATCGATTTTGACGGCAGCTATGCATTCTCTTCGATAGTTGAAGTTGATGTTACAGCTCCTTCACAGTTCGGTCTTGCTCAGAATTTCCCGAATCCTTTCAATCCTTCTACAACCATCAGCTTCAATCTCGCAGTTGATTCAAAAGTGACATTGAAAGTTTACAACGCACTTGGTCAGGAAGTAAGTGTACTTGCCAACGCAACTTATGCTGCCGGTACACATAATCTGAATTTCAATGCTTCCAACCTGACTTCCGGAATATATGTATATTCCATTGAAGCTGCCGGCGTTGACGGTTCAAACTTCAAATCAACAAAGAAGATGATACTTAATAAATAATGCAGTAATGCAATAATGCAGTAATGCAGTAATGCAATGATGTTTGAAGTTTGAGGTAAGAAGTTTGAGGTATGAAAATAATACCTAAACCCTAATACCTAATAATTAAAAAAAAGCTGTCCCGGAAACGGGGCAGCTTTTTTTATTTCGGGGCAATGTGATGTGGTTATTTGTTTATTAATGGAATTAATTTTAATTTGAAGGTACAGTTTTTAATAATGATGTTACAAAGTATTTAATCGCAATAGATGTCCACTATTAAACATTTTGACCGGAGATTGTATGGCGATCTTA
The nucleotide sequence above comes from Ignavibacteria bacterium. Encoded proteins:
- a CDS encoding T9SS type A sorting domain-containing protein gives rise to the protein MKLASFLFVFLFAVTLTYGQVDMAPRNPLGGVHMDTIPPVDFPLPKQFNFNYTGVTSPNMTGGTVGAMFINGKYYFNRWNGTAIYRYNPDGPGNGPGTVFDSLTYAGSIRDLTSDGTRLWGGNAATGIIEIDPNTGTTVKSYTLTGGSTRAIAWDATRKGFWNTGFGGNIFLHDTTGALMMTITSTLTGKYGLAFDSIPGQPAYVWAWNQASTLNTLHKYNVATGLEEASYSFTLPGASIGIAGGADISIVNGQRLLLLNFQNLALSGYQLPNATIPVEFTSFSAAANGNDVLLSWSTATEKNNQGFEVMRKSGNGEYMSVGYINGNGTTLNPHNYSFVDKNVPNGQNSYRLRQIDFDGSYAFSSIVEVDVTAPSQFGLAQNFPNPFNPSTTISFNLAVDSKVTLKVYNALGQEVSVLANATYAAGTHNLNFNASNLTSGIYVYSIEAAGVDGSNFKSTKKMILNK